The Nitrospirota bacterium region TCGGTAAAAAAATCTTTGACAGAATTTCACAGGAATTGTCAGGTAAGGCCAATATCGAGATGCCGCCTAAATTAGAAGGCAACCATATTGTTATGGTTATTGCGCCGAAATAACAAGGTAGCAAGCAGGTTAGTCGATGACTCGTCTACGACCCGTAGGGCAGAGGGGAAGGTCAGTTTATCGGACTCAGTCCGATCCGCCTGTGGCGGAGAAAATTAGGAGGTTTCAATGCCAAAACTCAAAACCCATAGAGGTGCAGCAAAAAGATTCAAAATAACAGGGACAGGTAAGATTAAAAAGAGAAAGGCGTATAAAAGCCATCTGCTTACAGGTAAGTCGTCCAAAAGGACAAAGCAGCTTCGCAAGGCAGATTTGATTAATAAGGCCGATTCTGATAATATTAAAAAACTTTTACCATACGCGTAGAGTAAGTGAGAAATAAA contains the following coding sequences:
- the rpmI gene encoding 50S ribosomal protein L35, whose translation is MPKLKTHRGAAKRFKITGTGKIKKRKAYKSHLLTGKSSKRTKQLRKADLINKADSDNIKKLLPYA